A window of the Sporosarcina sp. FSL K6-2383 genome harbors these coding sequences:
- a CDS encoding ABC transporter ATP-binding protein: protein MLRVIRKPFGYEPIITKDDLKDPKKKKGERASNWKSVLYRIWKLVDEQRGLLITVLALVFVSSVLTLLGPLMIGKIIDNFIIPMQFDGLGVQIGLLIVIYLGLSSATYFQSFWMVGIAQQTIFRLRTSLFAHLQKLPVTFFDKRQHGELMSRVTNDIENVSQTLNSSFIQVFSSILTLTGTLAVMLYLSPLLTLLTMIIVPLMFVAMRWITRRTGLLFKEQQQAVGELNGMIEETISGQRIVKAFSQEQRVMEEFAEKSDRLRRTGFWALTYSGFIPKVMNMLNNAAFAVVAGVGGLLALKGDGAVTIGTIVIFSEFARQFTRPLNDLANQFNTVLSAIAGAERVFKIMDEPVEDDEAIEHADTILQGDVEFRDVSFGYAVETDGYTVDGVSFDVKAGETVAFVGATGAGKTTIMQLLARFYEVDQGEIYIDGIPISEFPRKTLRSQTAFVLQDPFLFEATVLENIRYGKLDATVEEVIAAAKKANAHSFISRLEDGYDTLLTADGGEISQGQKQLLSIARALVADPVLLLLDEATSSIDTVTELQIQEALERLMAGRTSFVIAHRLNTVRKADTVYVMERGKLIESGSQQQLIERQGVYFNMLAESKV from the coding sequence ATGCTACGCGTAATTCGTAAACCATTTGGCTATGAGCCTATCATTACAAAAGATGATTTAAAAGATCCAAAAAAGAAAAAGGGTGAGCGCGCGAGTAACTGGAAGTCAGTACTTTACCGAATTTGGAAGCTTGTTGATGAACAACGCGGTCTTCTCATCACAGTGCTAGCACTTGTTTTTGTGAGTTCTGTATTGACGCTACTCGGACCACTGATGATAGGGAAAATCATTGATAATTTCATCATTCCGATGCAATTTGATGGTCTTGGCGTTCAAATCGGTTTGCTGATTGTCATTTATCTCGGTTTATCATCGGCGACTTATTTTCAAAGTTTCTGGATGGTTGGGATTGCACAGCAAACGATTTTCCGTTTGCGAACAAGTTTGTTTGCCCATCTTCAAAAATTGCCAGTGACATTTTTCGATAAACGACAGCACGGTGAATTGATGAGCCGGGTGACGAATGATATCGAAAACGTCAGTCAGACGTTAAACTCTTCTTTTATCCAAGTGTTTTCTAGTATTTTGACCCTGACAGGAACACTGGCAGTCATGCTGTATCTAAGTCCATTGTTAACACTGTTGACGATGATTATCGTGCCTCTGATGTTTGTGGCAATGCGTTGGATTACACGTCGTACAGGGTTATTGTTTAAGGAACAACAGCAAGCAGTTGGTGAATTGAACGGTATGATTGAGGAAACAATTTCTGGTCAGCGCATCGTTAAAGCCTTCTCGCAGGAACAGCGTGTCATGGAAGAGTTCGCGGAGAAAAGTGATCGACTTCGCCGGACTGGGTTCTGGGCATTGACGTATTCTGGTTTTATCCCCAAGGTAATGAACATGTTGAATAATGCTGCTTTTGCAGTCGTTGCCGGTGTCGGTGGATTGCTGGCACTTAAAGGGGATGGTGCTGTGACAATTGGGACGATTGTTATTTTCTCTGAGTTTGCACGCCAGTTCACACGTCCGCTCAATGATCTTGCGAATCAGTTTAATACGGTGTTATCGGCGATTGCTGGAGCAGAGCGTGTGTTTAAGATTATGGATGAGCCAGTTGAAGACGATGAGGCAATAGAACATGCAGATACAATTTTACAAGGGGATGTTGAATTTCGCGATGTGTCATTCGGTTATGCGGTGGAAACGGATGGCTATACAGTAGACGGGGTTTCATTCGATGTAAAAGCAGGGGAAACGGTAGCTTTTGTTGGTGCTACGGGGGCAGGGAAAACGACGATTATGCAATTACTGGCTAGATTTTATGAGGTCGATCAAGGAGAAATCTATATTGATGGTATCCCAATTAGTGAGTTCCCGCGAAAAACATTGCGTAGTCAGACGGCGTTTGTGTTACAGGATCCGTTTCTATTTGAAGCGACCGTTCTTGAAAATATTCGCTATGGCAAGCTTGATGCGACAGTTGAAGAAGTTATTGCAGCGGCGAAAAAGGCCAATGCACATAGCTTCATCAGTCGGCTGGAAGATGGATATGACACGCTTTTGACAGCGGACGGCGGCGAAATATCACAGGGGCAGAAGCAGTTGTTGTCTATTGCGAGGGCGCTTGTCGCCGATCCTGTTCTCCTATTGTTAGATGAAGCGACAAGTAGTATTGACACAGTGACCGAGCTACAAATTCAAGAAGCATTAGAGCGTTTGATGGCAGGTAGAACAAGTTTCGTCATTGCACATAGATTGAATACGGTACGAAAAGCAGATACAGTTTACGTCATGGAACGAGGGAAACTGATTGAGTCTGGGAGCCAGCAGCAATTAATTGAACGACAAGGTGTTTATTTCAATATGTTGGCGGAATCGAAAGTATAA
- a CDS encoding DUF2804 domain-containing protein encodes MQHAEREFTEPVALCDGKGLLNPEAIGFARQPVIQSNLTGHFMRKKKWNYWCVYGEDLLFSATISHIDYAAVCFVYILDYETQRFFEKQITIPIGRSVKMPEDVLGSVKFVNESLTVQIVNIQGETHLSVTIQDFDNEVLHADLHITHPPGDESLNVVIPKSRDIFQFTAKHHSLPTSGFVKIGDKRYDFNPDYSFAVLDYGRGIWPRRAEWNWAMASQRLGNRRIGLNFGGKWTDGTGMTENAVFIDGRMTKIHEDVLFSYDKNNFMNPWKIQTKFSKAVDITFSPFFERIAATNVKVVQTKVHQLVGYFNGTVQLVDGSTLHIRNMLGCSEEHVAKW; translated from the coding sequence ATGCAACATGCAGAAAGAGAATTCACCGAACCCGTCGCGCTTTGTGACGGCAAGGGGCTATTGAATCCAGAAGCAATCGGATTTGCACGGCAGCCTGTCATCCAGAGCAATTTGACGGGCCACTTTATGCGAAAGAAGAAATGGAATTATTGGTGTGTATACGGAGAGGATCTATTATTTTCTGCAACAATTAGCCATATCGATTATGCCGCTGTCTGCTTTGTCTATATTTTGGATTATGAGACACAACGATTTTTTGAAAAGCAAATTACGATTCCAATAGGGCGCAGTGTCAAAATGCCGGAGGACGTTCTCGGTAGCGTTAAATTTGTCAATGAGAGCTTAACTGTCCAGATTGTCAATATTCAAGGAGAAACACATCTATCTGTCACTATCCAGGATTTTGATAATGAAGTACTCCATGCTGATCTACACATCACTCATCCACCGGGTGATGAATCATTAAATGTTGTCATACCCAAAAGCCGCGATATTTTTCAATTCACTGCGAAGCATCATTCGTTGCCGACTTCTGGCTTTGTTAAAATCGGCGATAAACGATATGATTTCAACCCTGATTACAGTTTCGCTGTACTCGATTATGGACGAGGCATTTGGCCGCGCAGGGCAGAATGGAATTGGGCGATGGCGTCACAGCGCCTCGGCAATCGTCGGATTGGATTGAATTTTGGCGGGAAGTGGACGGATGGTACTGGAATGACAGAGAATGCGGTTTTTATAGATGGACGGATGACTAAAATTCATGAAGATGTCCTTTTTAGCTATGATAAAAATAATTTTATGAATCCTTGGAAAATCCAAACGAAGTTTTCGAAGGCAGTCGACATCACTTTTTCACCCTTTTTTGAACGTATAGCAGCTACCAATGTTAAAGTTGTGCAGACTAAAGTTCACCAACTCGTTGGCTATTTCAACGGTACCGTTCAACTCGTCGACGGCTCCACACTACACATCCGTAATATGCTTGGTTGCTCGGAAGAACATGTCGCGAAATGGTAA
- a CDS encoding EAL domain-containing protein: protein MNSQNEQLMPDSLELPDIMKSLEQFYMVNRTDSDGSITYINKNFLDTSKWTPKRILGKTLWQMFPETDAGQNQAHAIWNTVTNGKTWFGNAEKITRLAEPYFVTLIAIPSMQSDGKLISVTFLELDNTDEVHLREQLQEIAFIDYETGLMSRYKLETAVNEAIAEDKHFSFVYIMIDHFYTLKDLQSPESEKELIKSFTNRLKRFFQDNPIARIGVNEFVVLTPFGDWYVQGFLQFLEQQPIYIDNSALPLSVSGGIVRYPEDQSTYNHLMKAALVATKEVIDHGGKKIASLSSASHQGLNRRAIIDRKLLTALNHNNLQVVYQPQFDVAANKINMYEALVRWEDAELGYISPDELIPIAEENGLIHDIGAFVLEESANLATKWNAEGQTLSIAVNSSVREFKNSHMKEKISKILEETGCPASSIQLEITEKFALQAEEEQSIILQMKELQDEGIQFALDDFGTGYASFRFLQSLPISKIKIDKLFIRSLLTHSKTQQLVEGMIKLGKSLGLYVVAEGVETEEQFELLKAMGIDAVQGYYISAPISADMIVLD from the coding sequence ATGAATTCACAAAATGAGCAACTCATGCCGGATTCACTTGAACTACCGGACATCATGAAAAGTCTCGAACAATTTTATATGGTGAACCGAACGGATAGTGATGGCTCCATCACTTATATAAACAAGAATTTTTTAGACACAAGTAAATGGACTCCTAAGCGTATCCTTGGAAAGACATTATGGCAAATGTTTCCTGAAACGGATGCCGGTCAAAATCAGGCTCACGCTATTTGGAACACCGTTACAAACGGCAAAACGTGGTTCGGAAATGCCGAAAAAATAACACGCTTGGCTGAACCTTACTTCGTTACGCTGATCGCCATTCCATCTATGCAATCGGATGGCAAGCTGATTTCTGTCACGTTTCTTGAATTAGACAATACAGACGAAGTCCATTTACGTGAGCAGCTTCAGGAAATTGCATTTATCGACTACGAAACGGGATTGATGAGTCGCTATAAGCTTGAAACAGCTGTCAATGAAGCCATTGCAGAAGATAAGCATTTCTCATTCGTTTACATAATGATTGACCACTTTTATACATTGAAAGATTTACAATCCCCCGAATCGGAAAAAGAACTTATTAAATCCTTTACCAATCGATTGAAACGATTTTTTCAGGATAACCCGATTGCTAGAATTGGTGTCAATGAATTCGTTGTGCTTACACCGTTTGGCGATTGGTATGTACAAGGATTCCTGCAATTTTTAGAGCAACAACCGATTTATATCGATAACAGCGCATTGCCATTGTCCGTTAGTGGAGGCATTGTCCGTTACCCTGAAGACCAATCGACATACAATCATTTGATGAAAGCTGCACTTGTCGCAACGAAAGAAGTGATAGATCATGGCGGGAAGAAAATTGCTTCACTATCCTCAGCGTCACACCAAGGATTGAATAGGCGAGCTATCATTGATCGTAAATTGCTCACCGCACTCAACCATAATAATTTACAAGTTGTCTATCAGCCCCAATTTGATGTTGCTGCAAACAAAATTAATATGTACGAAGCACTCGTCAGATGGGAAGATGCTGAACTCGGCTACATTTCACCAGACGAACTTATTCCCATCGCAGAGGAAAATGGACTTATCCATGATATCGGTGCGTTTGTGCTCGAGGAATCTGCTAATTTAGCGACAAAATGGAACGCCGAAGGGCAGACCTTAAGCATCGCGGTCAACTCATCTGTACGTGAGTTTAAAAACTCTCATATGAAAGAAAAGATCTCCAAAATCCTTGAAGAAACAGGCTGTCCTGCAAGTAGCATTCAGCTTGAAATTACTGAGAAATTCGCACTCCAAGCCGAAGAGGAACAATCTATCATTCTTCAGATGAAAGAATTACAAGACGAAGGTATCCAGTTTGCATTGGATGATTTCGGAACGGGCTATGCATCATTCCGTTTTCTTCAGAGTTTACCAATTTCAAAGATTAAAATCGATAAGCTATTCATCCGTTCTTTACTGACACATTCCAAGACGCAGCAACTCGTCGAAGGAATGATTAAACTAGGAAAATCATTGGGCTTGTATGTTGTGGCCGAAGGTGTCGAAACCGAGGAACAATTCGAATTGCTCAAAGCAATGGGCATAGACGCTGTCCAAGGTTATTATATTAGTGCCCCGATTAGCGCAGATATGATTGTATTGGATTAA
- a CDS encoding YusW family protein: MHKLTLFGAAALSSALILGGCGNFGKNADKPNREDATIIHEDEKAGGSLETGDGFGFTSFDLDIEVDGKDAIETEYKTEKKLDANYENRLTNTKLKDSEAMNEIGKLFMDILITKDTPPQEVIDKILKWYQLDSYSHFDLEVDFDDGTKLDINEVQ, from the coding sequence ATGCATAAACTTACATTATTTGGTGCTGCAGCCCTATCAAGTGCTTTAATACTCGGCGGATGTGGCAACTTCGGGAAAAATGCCGATAAACCAAACAGGGAAGATGCGACTATTATTCATGAAGATGAGAAAGCTGGAGGATCGCTTGAAACTGGGGATGGTTTCGGATTTACATCCTTCGATCTTGATATCGAAGTCGATGGCAAAGACGCGATTGAAACCGAATATAAGACGGAAAAAAAGTTAGATGCAAATTATGAAAATAGACTAACCAACACCAAATTGAAAGACAGCGAAGCTATGAATGAAATCGGGAAGCTTTTTATGGATATTCTCATCACCAAGGATACACCACCGCAAGAAGTAATCGATAAAATTCTAAAATGGTATCAGTTAGACAGTTACTCTCATTTCGATTTGGAAGTTGACTTTGATGATGGAACAAAGCTCGATATTAACGAAGTGCAATAA
- a CDS encoding amidase domain-containing protein has protein sequence MYDREAAVRYANEWWNGRNPAFPSFDVDCTNFISQCLLAGGAPMHGYPNRERGWWLQRGTWSFSWSVAHSLRWYLATSKQGLTATQVSSAEQLGLGDVIAYDFEGDGRYDHSTIVTSKVGSVPFVNAHTFDAQHRLWDYKDSYMFSPNAKYIFFKIDDQFS, from the coding sequence ATGTACGACAGGGAAGCTGCTGTCCGTTATGCAAACGAATGGTGGAACGGTCGTAATCCGGCGTTTCCATCATTTGACGTGGATTGTACCAATTTTATATCTCAATGCTTGTTAGCAGGTGGTGCGCCCATGCATGGTTATCCAAATAGAGAACGAGGCTGGTGGCTGCAAAGGGGGACATGGAGCTTTAGCTGGTCAGTTGCTCATTCACTGCGCTGGTATTTAGCTACCTCGAAACAAGGACTGACGGCCACGCAAGTATCATCAGCCGAACAGTTGGGGCTAGGCGATGTCATTGCCTATGACTTTGAAGGTGATGGTCGCTACGATCACTCTACCATTGTCACAAGCAAAGTAGGCTCTGTTCCGTTTGTCAATGCACATACATTCGACGCGCAGCATCGCCTGTGGGACTATAAAGATTCTTATATGTTCTCACCCAACGCCAAGTACATCTTTTTCAAAATCGACGATCAATTTTCATAA
- a CDS encoding EamA family transporter produces MERLKGIILIVSGAMLWGTTGPMIEWLLLNSDMTVSYMLTVRLLIAGTCLLVMLKMQGKRISLPWKHKVWARQLLIFGVFGMLGVQYTFVASIESSNAVIATLFQFLAPVFIIIFVTFRQKTWPPVVQVLGMFVTLIGLFLLLTNGSFSGFALSQWAVIWGIALGFAFSFYTLHPVRLMQEWGVLLVVGWAMIIGGTTLFLTNPLQIIRHLDYLKEWNISAMLFLVIVVGTLAFVLFLSSMKYITPVETSILSSFEPLTAMVISVLWFGQVLGMWQLAGGIVMLIGVTWLSIAGSKAKE; encoded by the coding sequence GTGGAGAGGCTAAAAGGGATTATCCTGATTGTTTCGGGTGCAATGCTTTGGGGTACCACAGGACCTATGATTGAGTGGCTTCTGTTAAATAGCGACATGACGGTCTCCTACATGCTGACGGTCCGCCTACTTATTGCGGGAACATGTCTACTCGTGATGTTAAAAATGCAGGGCAAACGAATAAGTCTTCCATGGAAGCATAAGGTTTGGGCACGGCAGTTATTGATTTTTGGAGTATTTGGTATGCTTGGCGTTCAATACACATTCGTAGCCTCTATTGAATCAAGTAATGCAGTCATTGCAACTTTATTTCAATTTCTCGCACCGGTTTTCATTATTATATTTGTGACGTTTAGGCAAAAAACATGGCCGCCTGTCGTACAGGTATTGGGCATGTTCGTGACACTAATTGGGTTATTTTTACTACTCACAAATGGCTCGTTTTCTGGATTTGCTTTGAGCCAATGGGCAGTGATTTGGGGAATCGCACTCGGATTCGCCTTTTCATTTTATACACTGCACCCAGTCCGACTCATGCAAGAATGGGGTGTTTTGCTAGTCGTCGGTTGGGCAATGATTATCGGTGGCACGACACTTTTCCTGACGAACCCTTTGCAAATCATCAGGCATCTCGACTACCTGAAAGAATGGAATATATCGGCTATGCTCTTTCTCGTCATCGTTGTTGGGACACTAGCATTCGTATTATTCTTGAGTAGCATGAAATACATAACTCCAGTCGAAACGAGTATATTATCGAGCTTTGAACCACTGACGGCGATGGTGATTTCGGTGTTGTGGTTTGGACAAGTACTTGGTATGTGGCAATTGGCAGGAGGGATTGTCATGCTGATTGGTGTGACGTGGTTGTCGATTGCGGGGAGTAAGGCGAAAGAATAA
- a CDS encoding diguanylate cyclase, which produces MVLPFDTTLMEVLADMVFIAKVEKNSMFTYAYFNHLALSHANVDQAAIGKTFGEVHDTELSACLDYQYGKVLQTKKVVIYEDSYLSPSGIRQYSHTRLTPLFDKIGKLTYIMGVVQNITNEKIAQIESENSWSELVQSEKQFRIIAENAQDVIVLINDQYEYTYVSPSSQEVFGFGSQDYIGKPALWPIHPDDVERLTKTFIKAKLNTKTYSLRVRITHKVDGWLWSELKASPVYDKWNNFKHMVVIIRDVTMQKKNEDKLEYFANHDFLTDLPNRRLLTNRLSVELNQFREEGNGFAVYLLDIDSFKSINDQFGHDVGDSVIQEFGRRLSVGASPDSIVARLGGDEFVLLSPHVETEAFARENAIAIQSEMMKAPWPMMKHAELNVTTSIGVALVASTNATVTSVLKDVDDAMYEAKKSGKNCFHIVHSE; this is translated from the coding sequence ATGGTATTACCTTTTGATACTACTTTAATGGAAGTGCTCGCTGATATGGTATTTATCGCGAAGGTTGAAAAAAATTCAATGTTTACCTATGCTTATTTCAATCATCTGGCACTTAGTCATGCCAATGTAGATCAAGCTGCGATTGGTAAAACCTTTGGTGAAGTGCATGATACAGAGCTTAGTGCATGCTTGGATTATCAATATGGCAAAGTACTACAAACTAAAAAAGTAGTAATCTATGAAGATTCCTATTTGTCGCCTTCGGGGATCCGTCAGTATTCGCATACTCGATTGACGCCTTTATTTGACAAGATAGGTAAACTTACCTATATTATGGGCGTTGTACAAAATATTACGAATGAAAAAATTGCACAGATTGAAAGTGAAAACTCATGGAGTGAGCTCGTTCAAAGCGAAAAACAATTTCGAATCATTGCAGAAAATGCACAGGATGTTATTGTGTTGATCAATGACCAGTATGAGTATACGTATGTCTCACCTTCGAGTCAGGAGGTTTTTGGATTTGGCTCGCAGGATTATATTGGAAAGCCAGCGCTTTGGCCTATACATCCTGATGATGTGGAACGATTAACGAAAACATTTATAAAAGCGAAGCTAAATACCAAAACCTACAGTTTGCGTGTAAGGATCACACATAAAGTCGACGGTTGGCTATGGTCGGAGTTGAAGGCGAGTCCTGTGTATGATAAGTGGAATAATTTTAAACATATGGTAGTAATTATTCGCGATGTGACGATGCAAAAAAAGAACGAGGACAAGCTGGAGTACTTTGCAAATCATGACTTTTTGACAGACTTGCCCAATCGTCGCCTACTTACCAATCGTTTGTCAGTTGAATTGAATCAATTTCGAGAAGAAGGGAATGGGTTTGCAGTTTATTTGCTTGATATCGACAGTTTTAAAAGCATCAACGATCAATTTGGTCATGATGTCGGTGATTCTGTCATTCAGGAATTTGGCAGGAGATTATCTGTCGGCGCAAGTCCAGATTCGATAGTAGCACGCCTTGGTGGCGATGAGTTTGTTCTATTATCGCCGCATGTCGAGACTGAAGCATTTGCGCGAGAAAATGCAATAGCCATTCAATCTGAGATGATGAAAGCACCGTGGCCGATGATGAAGCATGCGGAGCTGAATGTAACGACTAGCATTGGGGTTGCGCTCGTTGCATCAACGAATGCAACAGTGACCTCGGTTTTGAAAGATGTAGATGATGCAATGTATGAAGCGAAAAAGTCAGGGAAGAACTGTTTCCATATTGTCCATTCTGAGTGA
- a CDS encoding ABC transporter ATP-binding protein, with amino-acid sequence MRTIFSYAKPYKWPIAIALILMLMELAVELIQPLLIQKIIDDGIIAGDAEVIWTWGSAMMALAFVALFSGVINSYFAAHVAQGFGYDLRQALFRQVQAFSMATFLRFPTAGLITRLTSDVTMTQNVLFMGLRIMMRAPLLVIGSLIMAFFVNVKLAFFLVIGAPFLLVFLYFMAKKGVGYFAGVQQRLDRVNRVIQENLQAVRLIKAYLRGMYEASRFSKVSDLLRKDTVKAMRMMELILPVLLLVMNGSLMAVLWFGAVEVSNDRAQVGELVAIVNYAMRMTGAFSMFAFIIIAFSRAKASAERMEEVLLANEDLEIHETESSGLGRLEGDLRFENVSFNYPGKSTPILDNVSFHIATGEKLAIMGETGSGKSTLLNLIPRIFEATSGEIFVSGTEVKEWALKDLRDTIGLVPQQSILFTGSILENLSWGDTEADVDELEQAAKKAQIHESIDLFPQKYGTRVGQKGVNLSGGQKQRLSIARALVRKPSILILDDSTSALDVKTETALWDALEGEAATMLVVTQKIRTAQGADKILLLDEGKVVGYGTHDDLMEQSTLYQKIAQSQSGEAVASDATRNS; translated from the coding sequence ATGAGAACAATATTTTCTTACGCAAAGCCATATAAATGGCCAATTGCCATTGCGCTAATTCTAATGTTAATGGAACTGGCTGTTGAACTTATCCAACCATTACTCATTCAAAAGATTATTGATGATGGTATTATTGCTGGCGATGCAGAAGTTATTTGGACGTGGGGGAGCGCGATGATGGCACTCGCCTTCGTTGCTTTATTTTCCGGCGTTATCAACTCTTACTTCGCCGCACATGTGGCGCAAGGCTTTGGCTATGATTTACGTCAGGCATTATTTCGCCAAGTGCAAGCCTTCTCGATGGCGACTTTCCTCCGTTTTCCGACGGCTGGTCTCATTACTCGCCTTACAAGTGATGTAACAATGACGCAAAACGTTTTATTTATGGGGCTTCGCATTATGATGCGTGCACCTTTGCTCGTTATCGGAAGTTTAATCATGGCGTTCTTCGTCAATGTCAAACTCGCCTTTTTTTTAGTTATCGGCGCTCCGTTTCTACTCGTATTCCTATATTTCATGGCTAAAAAAGGGGTCGGTTATTTTGCAGGGGTGCAGCAACGATTAGATCGAGTAAACCGTGTTATTCAGGAGAATTTACAGGCAGTCAGGCTAATCAAAGCCTATTTACGTGGGATGTACGAGGCCAGTCGTTTTTCAAAAGTATCTGATTTACTTAGAAAAGACACGGTCAAAGCGATGCGCATGATGGAACTCATCTTACCTGTATTGCTACTTGTGATGAACGGCAGTTTAATGGCTGTGCTGTGGTTTGGTGCAGTTGAGGTTAGTAATGATCGCGCGCAAGTGGGGGAACTTGTCGCTATTGTCAACTACGCGATGCGCATGACAGGCGCATTCTCGATGTTTGCCTTCATCATTATTGCGTTTTCACGTGCAAAGGCATCAGCAGAGCGGATGGAAGAAGTACTACTTGCGAATGAAGACTTAGAAATTCACGAAACAGAAAGTTCTGGACTAGGGCGATTGGAAGGTGACTTACGCTTTGAGAATGTTTCGTTTAACTATCCGGGGAAGTCGACACCTATACTGGATAATGTATCATTCCATATAGCAACAGGTGAAAAGCTCGCAATTATGGGGGAAACTGGCTCTGGAAAATCAACCCTGCTGAACTTAATCCCGCGCATATTTGAAGCGACGAGTGGGGAGATTTTTGTCAGCGGAACAGAAGTAAAGGAATGGGCGTTGAAGGATTTGCGCGATACGATCGGACTTGTACCGCAGCAATCCATTTTATTTACGGGATCAATCTTAGAAAACCTGTCGTGGGGTGATACAGAAGCAGATGTCGATGAGTTGGAACAGGCTGCGAAGAAAGCGCAAATTCATGAATCGATTGATTTGTTCCCGCAAAAGTATGGCACCCGAGTTGGGCAAAAAGGCGTAAACTTATCCGGTGGACAAAAGCAACGGCTATCCATTGCGCGGGCACTCGTCCGCAAACCATCGATTTTAATATTAGATGACAGTACAAGTGCGCTGGATGTTAAAACGGAAACGGCATTATGGGATGCTCTCGAAGGAGAGGCCGCAACGATGCTTGTTGTGACGCAAAAAATTCGTACCGCGCAAGGAGCAGACAAAATCCTTCTCCTTGATGAAGGAAAGGTTGTCGGCTATGGAACGCATGACGACTTAATGGAACAATCTACGCTCTATCAAAAAATAGCACAATCTCAGTCGGGAGAGGCGGTGGCGTCCGATGCTACGCGTAATTCGTAA
- a CDS encoding threonine/serine exporter family protein: MTWVIQAIFSFLAAMGFGIIFNAPRRMLFYCGFVGMTGWLVYSVFNAYSGDPMQASFLGAFAVAIVAHLFAKRFKMPMIIFSVAGIIPLVPGGSAYNAMRHIVENDFLTSMSFASRAFMVSGAIAMGLVFAEVIIQLFFQSMTKRRKGSAL, encoded by the coding sequence TTGACGTGGGTTATACAGGCGATTTTTAGTTTTCTTGCAGCTATGGGTTTTGGAATAATTTTTAATGCGCCACGCAGGATGTTATTCTATTGTGGTTTTGTAGGGATGACGGGCTGGCTTGTTTATAGTGTGTTTAATGCATATTCGGGAGATCCGATGCAAGCTTCTTTCCTTGGTGCATTTGCGGTAGCTATTGTTGCGCATCTTTTTGCGAAACGCTTCAAAATGCCGATGATTATCTTTAGTGTTGCGGGCATAATTCCACTTGTACCGGGAGGGTCGGCGTATAATGCGATGCGTCATATTGTTGAAAATGATTTTTTAACATCTATGTCCTTTGCTTCGCGTGCCTTCATGGTTTCAGGTGCGATTGCGATGGGGCTTGTGTTTGCCGAAGTGATCATTCAGTTGTTTTTCCAATCAATGACCAAAAGGAGAAAAGGGAGTGCTCTTTGA